One window of the Salminus brasiliensis chromosome 1, fSalBra1.hap2, whole genome shotgun sequence genome contains the following:
- the prph2lb gene encoding peripherin 2-like b isoform X1 yields the protein MAVLKVTFTKTNRDKLAQVLCLLNWVSVITGIILFSLGLFLKVEIRKRRELMSDEIHSVPNMLITVGLVACGINFLGGKICYECVDTVKFLRWKLLLLPYIICTFFFTFCILLGALMCYTMRNNLEESLFLGLRDAMRYYKDTDTPGRCYIKSTVDLLQIQFQCCGNSGYRDWFYIQWISQRYLDMSSTEILDRLRSNVEGKYLMDTVPFSCCNLYSPRPCIQHQITNNSAHYNYDYQTEELNLNQKGCRQALLEYYTQIMRSIGLIVLVIWLFELSVLTGVRYLQTSMENVLRLGDPDSESDGWLLENSIAETARYNFNIIKNLGKCYQVDDDPNIDVPSTSQQAHENVPTRQIPMTS from the exons ATGGCAGTCTTAAAGGTGACCTTCACTAAAACCAACCGGGACAAACTGGCCCAGGTGCTATGCTTGCTGAACTGGGTGTCTGTGATCACGGGCATCATCCTCTTCAGCCTGGGCCTGTTCTTGAAAGTGGAGATCCGAAAGAGGCGTGAGCTCATGTCCGATGAGATCCACTCGGTTCCCAACATGCTCATTACCGTGGGGTTGGTTGCCTGTGGCATCAACTTCTTGGGTGGTAAAATCTGCTACGAGTGTGTGGACACTGTTAAGTTCCTGCGCTGGAAGCTGCTACTGCTGCCCTACATCATATGTACGTTTTTCTTCACCTTCTGCATCCTGTTGGGGGCTCTGATGTGCTACACTATGCGCAACAATCTGGAAGAGTCGCTTTTTCTGGGCCTGCGGGACGCCATGCGCTACTATAAGGACACGGACACGCCGGGCCGCTGCTACATCAAAAGCACAGTCGACCTGCTGCAAATCCAGTTCCAGTGCTGCGGCAACAGTGGCTACAGAGACTGGTTCTACATCCAATGGATCAGTCAACGCTACCTGGACATGTCCAGCACTGAGATATTGGA CCGCCTGAGAAGCAATGTGGAGGGCAAGTACCTTATGGATACAGTGCCCTTCAGCTGTTGCAACCTGTACTCTCCGAGACCTTGCATCCAGCATCAAATCACCAACAATTCGGCTCATTACAATTACGACTATCAGACAGAGGAGCTGAACTTGAACCAGAAAGGCTGCAGACAGGCTCTGCTGGAGTACTACACCCAGATCATGCGGTCTATTGGCCTCATCGTGCTCGTCATCTGGCTCTTTGAG CTCTCTGTGCTGACGGGCGTGAGATACCTGCAGACTTCCATGGAGAACGTGCTCAGGTTAGGAGATCCTGACTCTGAATCTGATGGCTGGCTTCTGGAGAACAGCATTGCTGAGACAGCCCGCTATAACTTCAACATCATCAAGAACCTGGGCAAGTGCTACCAGGTAGATGACGACCCCAACATCGATGTACCAAGCACCAGCCAGCAAGCACATGAGAACGTACCCACTCGACAAATCCCTATGACCAGCTAG
- the prph2lb gene encoding peripherin 2-like b isoform X2, with the protein MAVLKVTFTKTNRDKLAQVLCLLNWVSVITGIILFSLGLFLKVEIRKRRELMSDEIHSVPNMLITVGLVACGINFLGGKICYECVDTVKFLRWKLLLLPYIICTFFFTFCILLGALMCYTMRNNLEESLFLGLRDAMRYYKDTDTPGRCYIKSTVDLLQIQFQCCGNSGYRDWFYIQWISQRYLDMSSTEILDRLRSNVEGKYLMDTVPFSCCNLYSPRPCIQHQITNNSAHYNYDYQTEELNLNQKGCRQALLEYYTQIMRSIGLIVLVIWLFETRIFLPSSPVLCVLSLTCSSLC; encoded by the exons ATGGCAGTCTTAAAGGTGACCTTCACTAAAACCAACCGGGACAAACTGGCCCAGGTGCTATGCTTGCTGAACTGGGTGTCTGTGATCACGGGCATCATCCTCTTCAGCCTGGGCCTGTTCTTGAAAGTGGAGATCCGAAAGAGGCGTGAGCTCATGTCCGATGAGATCCACTCGGTTCCCAACATGCTCATTACCGTGGGGTTGGTTGCCTGTGGCATCAACTTCTTGGGTGGTAAAATCTGCTACGAGTGTGTGGACACTGTTAAGTTCCTGCGCTGGAAGCTGCTACTGCTGCCCTACATCATATGTACGTTTTTCTTCACCTTCTGCATCCTGTTGGGGGCTCTGATGTGCTACACTATGCGCAACAATCTGGAAGAGTCGCTTTTTCTGGGCCTGCGGGACGCCATGCGCTACTATAAGGACACGGACACGCCGGGCCGCTGCTACATCAAAAGCACAGTCGACCTGCTGCAAATCCAGTTCCAGTGCTGCGGCAACAGTGGCTACAGAGACTGGTTCTACATCCAATGGATCAGTCAACGCTACCTGGACATGTCCAGCACTGAGATATTGGA CCGCCTGAGAAGCAATGTGGAGGGCAAGTACCTTATGGATACAGTGCCCTTCAGCTGTTGCAACCTGTACTCTCCGAGACCTTGCATCCAGCATCAAATCACCAACAATTCGGCTCATTACAATTACGACTATCAGACAGAGGAGCTGAACTTGAACCAGAAAGGCTGCAGACAGGCTCTGCTGGAGTACTACACCCAGATCATGCGGTCTATTGGCCTCATCGTGCTCGTCATCTGGCTCTTTGAG ACCAGAATCTTTCTCCCTTCTTCTCCTgttctctgtgttctgtccttAACCTGCAGCTCTCTGTGCTGA
- the LOC140577435 gene encoding uncharacterized protein, whose amino-acid sequence MSATLGAGNSSSRLIPLSVDFSHPEDYVIYAFHLAFATCATALAGSVLAGILRTRTLRVQNRFVFMINTSISDTLTGLSVYYLGLFDVQEGYPSRNGTFHILPSLLGVNILTFLFAQFDRYCAVCYPFFYDRYISRSVVTAVCVYSWLHVYAQTIASAIVPVTIAAKIHAFSIASLQIIVVTKVVMTVKLYLVAESQLKREPPGPDRESKRESLRIIIVVVIMFLTLWTPSFVNIILRQVSRYNLTFRNEATNVFAIMARLNALTTPAVYLWGSPSLRAVVWRAGWSKVLP is encoded by the coding sequence ATGAGCGCGACCCTGGGAGCCGGCAACTCCAGCTCGAGACTCATCCCCCTCTCTGTCGACTTCTCCCACCCTGAAGATTACGTCATCTACGCCTTTCACCTCGCCTTCGCCACGTGCGCCACCGCGCTCGCCGGCTCGGTGCTTGCGGGCATCCTGAGAACTAGAACCCTGCGCGTGCAGAACAGGTTCGTTTTCATGATCAACACGAGCATCAGCGACACGCTGACGGGCCTGTCCGTCTACTATCTGGGTCTGTTCGATGTGCAGGAAGGCTACCCGTCCAGAAACGGGACCTTCCACATCCTGCCCTCTCTGCTAGGAGTGAACATCCTCACCTTCTTGTTCGCTCAGTTTGACCGTTACTGCGCAGTGTGTTACCCCTTCTTCTACGACCGTTACATCTCCAGATCAGTGGTGACTGCTGTGTGCGTCTACTCCTGGCTCCACGTTTACGCGCAAACGATCGCGTCTGCTATCGTGCCTGTGACCATCGCGGCCAAGATCCACGCCTTCAGCATAGCGAGCCTGCAGATCATAGTGGTGACCAAAGTGGTCATGACGGTCAAACTGTACTTGGTCGCTGAGTCTCAGCTTAAGCGCGAGCCTCCGGGGCCGGACAGGGAGAGCAAGAGGGAGTCTCTGCGCATCATCATCGTGGTGGTCATCATGTTCCTGACTCTGTGGACGCCGTCCTTCGTCAACATCATACTGAGGCAGGTGAGCAGGTACAACCTGACCTTCAGGAACGAGGCCACCAACGTCTTCGCCATCATGGCGCGGCTGAACGCGCTCACCACGCCCGCGGTCTACCTGTGGGGCAGCCCGTCGCTGCGCGCGGTCGTTTGGCGCGCGGGCTGGAGCAAAGTCCTACCATAG